Proteins from one Bacteroides zhangwenhongii genomic window:
- the mce gene encoding methylmalonyl-CoA epimerase, translated as MKISHIEHLGIAVKSIEEALPYYENVLGLKCYNIETVEDQKVRTAFLKVGETKIELLEPTCPESTIAKFIENKGAGVHHVAFAVEDGVANALAEAESKEIRLIDKAPRKGAEGLNIAFLHPKSTLGVLTELCEH; from the coding sequence TGAAGATTTCACACATTGAACATCTGGGCATTGCCGTAAAAAGCATCGAAGAAGCCCTTCCTTACTACGAAAATGTATTGGGTTTGAAGTGTTACAACATTGAAACAGTGGAAGATCAGAAGGTAAGAACTGCTTTCTTAAAAGTAGGCGAAACAAAAATTGAGCTGTTGGAGCCGACTTGCCCCGAGAGTACCATCGCTAAGTTTATTGAAAACAAAGGTGCAGGTGTTCATCACGTTGCATTTGCCGTAGAAGATGGCGTAGCCAATGCCTTGGCAGAAGCAGAAAGCAAAGAAATCCGCCTGATTGACAAGGCTCCGCGCAAAGGTGCCGAAGGTTTGAATATCGCTTTCCTCCACCCGAAGTCCACTCTAGGTGTGCTGACAGAACTCTGCGAACATTAA
- a CDS encoding acyl-CoA carboxylase subunit beta, translated as MSNQLEKIKELIERRAVARLGGGEKAIAKQHEKGKYTARERLAMLLDEGSFEEMDMFVEHRCTNFGMDKKHYPGDGVVTGCGTIEGRLVYVFAQDFTVSAGSLSETMSQKICKIMDQAMKMGAPCIGINDSGGARIQEGINALAGYAEIFQRNILASGVIPQISGIFGPCAGGAVYSPALTDFTLMMEGTSYMFLTGPKVVKTVTGEDVSQENLGGASVHSTKSGVTHFTAKTEEEGFALIRKLLSYIPQNNLEEAPYVDCTDPIDRLEDSLNDIIPDSPTKPYDMYEVIGAIVDNGEFLEIQKDYAKNIIIGFARFNGQSVGIVANQPKYLAGVLDSNASRKGARFVRFCDAFNIPIVSLVDVPGFLPGTGQEYNGVILHGAKLLYAYGEATVPKVTITLRKSYGGSHIVMSCKQLRGDMNYAWPTAEIAVMGGAGAVEVLYAREAKDQENPAQFLAEKEAEYTKLFANPYNAAKYGYIDDVIEPRNTRFRVIRALQQLQTKKLTNPAKKHGNIPL; from the coding sequence ATGAGTAATCAACTTGAAAAAATTAAAGAGCTTATTGAACGCCGTGCCGTAGCACGTCTCGGAGGCGGTGAAAAAGCAATTGCGAAGCAACATGAAAAAGGGAAATACACAGCACGCGAACGTCTGGCTATGTTGCTGGATGAAGGGAGCTTTGAAGAAATGGACATGTTCGTTGAGCACAGATGTACGAACTTCGGCATGGACAAGAAGCACTATCCCGGAGACGGTGTAGTAACCGGTTGCGGTACTATCGAAGGACGTCTGGTATATGTGTTCGCACAGGACTTCACCGTTTCTGCCGGTTCACTGTCTGAAACAATGTCACAGAAGATTTGCAAAATCATGGATCAGGCCATGAAGATGGGTGCACCTTGTATCGGTATCAACGACTCAGGCGGTGCCCGTATTCAAGAGGGTATCAATGCTCTTGCCGGCTATGCTGAAATCTTCCAACGTAATATCCTTGCCTCCGGTGTCATTCCGCAAATTTCCGGTATCTTCGGTCCTTGTGCCGGTGGTGCCGTATACTCTCCGGCTCTAACGGACTTCACTTTGATGATGGAAGGCACTTCCTATATGTTCCTTACCGGACCGAAAGTTGTAAAAACAGTAACAGGTGAAGACGTCAGCCAGGAAAATCTCGGTGGCGCAAGTGTTCACTCTACCAAATCAGGCGTCACTCATTTCACTGCCAAAACCGAAGAAGAAGGTTTCGCATTAATCCGCAAACTGTTGAGCTATATTCCTCAAAATAACCTTGAAGAAGCTCCGTATGTGGATTGCACAGACCCAATCGATCGTCTGGAAGATTCTTTGAATGACATTATTCCCGATAGTCCGACTAAGCCGTATGATATGTACGAAGTGATCGGAGCCATCGTAGATAACGGAGAATTCCTGGAAATCCAAAAAGATTATGCTAAGAATATTATCATCGGTTTTGCACGTTTCAACGGACAGTCAGTAGGTATCGTTGCCAACCAGCCGAAATATCTGGCAGGTGTGCTCGATAGCAACGCATCTCGTAAGGGTGCACGTTTCGTCCGTTTCTGCGACGCGTTCAATATTCCTATCGTATCGCTGGTAGATGTACCGGGATTCCTTCCGGGAACAGGTCAGGAATACAACGGTGTAATCCTGCACGGTGCTAAATTATTATATGCATACGGTGAGGCTACCGTACCTAAAGTAACTATTACTTTGCGTAAGTCCTACGGAGGTTCTCATATTGTGATGAGTTGTAAGCAGCTTCGCGGTGACATGAATTATGCATGGCCGACTGCTGAAATCGCAGTAATGGGTGGTGCCGGAGCAGTAGAGGTATTATATGCACGCGAAGCTAAAGATCAGGAGAATCCCGCTCAATTCCTAGCCGAGAAAGAAGCAGAATACACGAAATTGTTCGCTAATCCTTACAATGCCGCTAAATACGGTTACATTGACGATGTGATTGAGCCACGTAACACACGTTTCCGTGTTATTCGCGCTTTGCAACAGTTGCAGACTAAGAAACTGACCAATCCGGCTAAGAAGCATGGAAATATTCCGTTGTAA
- a CDS encoding OadG family transporter subunit yields MNKTKIGIFLSLLLLIGLTSCGEKKSNSKLVLNEVLIDNQSNFQDDYGLHSAWIEIFNKSFGSADLAACLLKVSNQPGDTVTYFIPKGDVLTLIKPRQHALFWADGEPNRGTFHTSCKLNPETANWIGLFDSGKKLIDKVVIPAGVLGPNQSYARVSDGAAEWEVKGGSSDKYVTPSTNNQTLDSNAKMEKFEEHDSVGIGMSISAMSVVFCGLILLYIAFKVVGKVAVNLSKRNTMKSKGIDKHEAKELSQAPGEVYAAISMALHEMQDEVHDVEETVLTITRVKRSYSPWSSKIYTLRETPPRK; encoded by the coding sequence ATGAATAAAACCAAAATCGGAATATTCCTTTCTCTGCTATTACTGATCGGGCTTACTTCTTGTGGGGAGAAAAAGTCGAACAGCAAGCTGGTACTGAACGAGGTCTTGATAGATAACCAAAGTAATTTTCAGGATGACTACGGACTGCACAGCGCATGGATTGAAATATTCAATAAATCATTCGGTAGCGCCGATTTGGCAGCTTGCTTACTGAAAGTGAGCAACCAACCGGGCGATACAGTTACTTACTTTATTCCGAAAGGTGACGTACTGACATTGATAAAGCCGCGTCAACATGCCCTTTTCTGGGCAGACGGCGAGCCTAACCGTGGTACTTTCCACACAAGTTGCAAGCTGAATCCGGAAACCGCCAATTGGATCGGGTTATTTGACTCCGGTAAAAAGTTAATCGACAAGGTTGTGATACCTGCTGGTGTTTTAGGTCCTAACCAATCGTATGCACGTGTTAGCGACGGAGCAGCAGAATGGGAAGTGAAAGGTGGAAGCAGTGACAAATATGTTACACCAAGCACTAATAACCAAACTCTTGACAGCAATGCCAAGATGGAAAAATTCGAAGAACATGACTCGGTTGGTATCGGTATGTCCATTTCAGCCATGAGCGTAGTATTCTGCGGACTTATCCTTCTGTATATCGCTTTCAAAGTAGTAGGTAAAGTCGCTGTCAACCTGAGTAAGCGTAATACAATGAAATCCAAAGGAATCGACAAGCATGAAGCCAAAGAGCTGTCACAAGCTCCGGGCGAAGTTTATGCCGCTATTTCTATGGCATTGCACGAAATGCAGGATGAAGTACATGATGTAGAAGAAACTGTACTGACCATTACTCGCGTAAAACGGAGCTATTCACCGTGGAGTTCAAAGATTTATACTTTGCGCGAAACTCCTCCCAGAAAGTAA
- a CDS encoding acetyl-CoA carboxylase biotin carboxyl carrier protein has translation MKEYKYKINGNLYKVTIGDIEDNIAHVEVNGTHYKVEMEKKPKAAVKPVVVRPMPNAPAAPTQVVKPAAPASGKSGVKSPLPGVILDIKVNVGDAVKKGQTIIILEAMKMENNINADKDGKITAINVNKGDSVLEGTDLVIIE, from the coding sequence ATGAAAGAATATAAATATAAAATCAACGGTAACTTATATAAAGTAACCATCGGAGATATTGAAGATAATATCGCTCACGTAGAAGTGAACGGTACGCATTATAAAGTGGAAATGGAAAAGAAGCCCAAAGCAGCCGTTAAACCTGTAGTAGTACGTCCTATGCCTAATGCACCGGCCGCTCCTACTCAGGTGGTGAAACCGGCCGCTCCAGCTTCCGGAAAATCAGGCGTCAAATCTCCACTTCCGGGTGTTATCCTCGATATTAAAGTTAATGTAGGAGATGCAGTAAAGAAAGGACAGACCATCATTATATTGGAAGCCATGAAAATGGAAAACAATATCAATGCTGACAAAGACGGTAAGATTACTGCAATCAATGTAAACAAGGGAGATTCTGTTCTTGAAGGTACTGACCTCGTAATTATCGAATAA
- a CDS encoding sodium ion-translocating decarboxylase subunit beta, whose product MGDFINFLGNNLADFWTYTGFANATTGHIVMILVGLGFIYLAVAKEFEPMLLIPIGFGILIGNIPFNMDAGLKVGIYEEGSVLNILYQGVTSGWYPPLIFLGIGAMTDFSALISNPKLMLIGAAAQFGIFGAYMIALEMGFDPMQAGAIGIIGGADGPTAIFLSSKLAPNLMGAIAVSAYSYMALVPVIQPPIMRLLTTKSERVIRMKPPRAVSHTEKVIFPIIGLLLTCFLVPSGLPLLGMLFFGNLLKESGVTRRLANTASGPLIDTITILLGLTVGASTQASEFLTFDSIKIFALGALSFIIATASGVIFVKIFNLFLKKGNKINPLIGNAGVSAVPDSARISQVIGLEYDPTNYLLMHAMGPNVAGVIGSAVAAGILLGFLM is encoded by the coding sequence ATGGGAGATTTCATAAACTTTTTAGGAAACAACCTAGCCGACTTCTGGACCTACACAGGCTTTGCCAACGCTACCACAGGACACATAGTCATGATTCTTGTCGGCTTGGGGTTCATCTATTTGGCAGTAGCCAAAGAGTTCGAGCCGATGTTGCTGATTCCTATCGGATTCGGTATACTGATCGGTAATATACCTTTCAATATGGATGCCGGACTGAAAGTCGGTATTTATGAAGAAGGTTCAGTTTTGAATATATTGTATCAAGGAGTGACATCCGGATGGTATCCGCCGCTTATTTTCTTAGGCATTGGGGCTATGACGGACTTCTCCGCACTCATCTCTAACCCGAAATTGATGTTGATCGGTGCAGCAGCACAATTCGGTATCTTCGGTGCGTACATGATTGCATTGGAAATGGGATTCGATCCCATGCAAGCCGGAGCAATCGGTATCATTGGTGGTGCAGACGGTCCGACAGCCATATTCTTGTCTTCCAAACTAGCACCTAATTTAATGGGAGCCATTGCTGTATCCGCCTACTCTTATATGGCACTGGTTCCGGTGATACAACCACCTATCATGCGTCTGCTCACCACCAAGAGCGAGCGTGTCATCCGTATGAAGCCGCCACGCGCTGTTTCTCATACGGAAAAAGTGATTTTCCCAATTATCGGTCTGTTGCTGACTTGTTTCCTGGTTCCTTCCGGTTTGCCTTTATTAGGTATGCTGTTCTTCGGTAACCTATTAAAAGAGAGTGGAGTGACACGTCGTCTGGCCAATACGGCAAGTGGTCCGCTGATTGATACGATCACTATTCTGTTAGGGTTGACAGTGGGTGCTTCTACGCAAGCTTCCGAGTTCTTGACTTTCGATTCTATCAAGATTTTCGCACTCGGCGCATTGTCATTTATCATCGCAACAGCTTCAGGCGTAATCTTCGTAAAGATATTCAATCTCTTCCTGAAGAAAGGCAATAAGATTAATCCGTTAATCGGTAATGCAGGCGTATCTGCCGTTCCCGACTCTGCACGTATCTCACAAGTTATCGGTTTGGAATACGATCCGACCAATTACCTGCTGATGCACGCTATGGGTCCGAACGTAGCCGGAGTTATCGGTTCTGCAGTTGCTGCCGGTATCCTGCTTGGATTCTTAATGTAA
- a CDS encoding class II fructose-bisphosphate aldolase, giving the protein MVNYKDLGLVNTREMFAKAIKGGYAIPAFNFNNMEQMQAIIKAAVETKSPVILQVSKGARQYANATLLRYMAQGAVEYAKELGCAHPEIVLHLDHGDTFETCKSCIDSGFSSVMIDGSHLPYEENVALTKKVVDYAHQFDVTVEGELGVLAGVEDEVSADHHTYTDPEEVIDFATRTGCDSLAISIGTSHGAYKFTPEQCHIDPKTGRMVPPPLAFEVLDAVMEKLPGFPIVLHGSSSVPEEEVETINKYGGALKAAIGIPEEELRKAAKSAVCKINIDSDSRLAMTAAVRKVFAEKPAEFDPRKYLGPARDNMEKLYKHKILNVLGSDNKLAQ; this is encoded by the coding sequence ATGGTAAATTACAAAGATTTAGGATTGGTAAACACGAGAGAAATGTTTGCTAAGGCTATCAAAGGTGGATATGCTATCCCGGCATTCAACTTCAACAATATGGAACAGATGCAAGCTATCATCAAGGCTGCTGTTGAAACTAAATCTCCTGTGATTCTTCAGGTATCTAAAGGTGCTCGTCAGTATGCTAACGCTACTTTATTGCGTTACATGGCTCAGGGTGCTGTAGAATATGCTAAAGAATTAGGTTGCGCACATCCGGAAATCGTTCTCCACCTTGATCATGGAGATACTTTCGAAACTTGCAAATCTTGCATTGATTCAGGTTTCTCTTCAGTAATGATCGACGGTTCTCATCTTCCTTACGAAGAAAACGTTGCATTGACTAAGAAAGTAGTTGATTACGCACACCAGTTTGACGTAACAGTTGAAGGCGAACTTGGCGTATTGGCAGGTGTAGAAGATGAAGTTTCTGCTGACCACCACACATATACTGACCCTGAAGAAGTAATTGATTTTGCTACCCGTACAGGTTGCGACTCTTTGGCTATTTCAATCGGTACTTCTCACGGTGCTTACAAATTTACTCCGGAACAATGTCATATCGATCCGAAAACAGGTCGTATGGTTCCTCCTCCATTGGCATTCGAAGTATTGGACGCTGTAATGGAAAAACTTCCGGGATTCCCAATCGTTCTTCACGGATCATCTTCAGTTCCTGAAGAAGAAGTGGAAACTATCAATAAATATGGTGGTGCTTTGAAAGCTGCTATCGGTATTCCTGAAGAAGAATTGCGTAAGGCTGCTAAATCTGCAGTTTGCAAAATCAATATCGACTCAGACTCTCGTTTGGCTATGACTGCTGCTGTACGTAAGGTATTTGCTGAAAAACCGGCTGAATTCGACCCGCGTAAATATCTTGGTCCGGCTCGTGACAATATGGAAAAACTGTACAAGCACAAAATCCTTAACGTGCTCGGTTCTGACAACAAATTGGCTCAGTAA
- a CDS encoding type B 50S ribosomal protein L31, translating into MKKGLHPESYRPVVFKDMSNGDMFLSKSTVATKETIEFEGETYPLLKIEISNTSHPFYTGKSTLVDTAGRVDKFMSRYGDRKKK; encoded by the coding sequence ATGAAAAAAGGCCTTCATCCAGAATCATACCGTCCGGTAGTATTCAAAGATATGTCAAATGGTGATATGTTTTTGTCTAAATCAACAGTAGCAACTAAAGAAACCATCGAGTTCGAAGGTGAAACTTATCCGTTGCTGAAGATTGAAATCTCTAACACTTCTCATCCGTTCTATACAGGAAAATCTACTTTGGTAGACACTGCAGGTCGTGTTGATAAGTTCATGAGCCGTTACGGTGACCGTAAGAAGAAATAA
- a CDS encoding efflux RND transporter periplasmic adaptor subunit produces the protein MKKKYGFVLIAAILLASCGQKKETKTTTSRPVKTAIVESRSIIRKDFSGIVEAVEYVKLAFRVSGQIIQLPVIEGEKVKKGQLIAAIDPRDIALQYAATKSAYETAAAQVERNKRLLSRQAISVQEYEISLANYQKAKSEYELSVNNMRDTKLTAPFDGSIEKRLVENYQRVNSGEGIVQLVNTRNLRIKFTIPDVYLYLLRTKDPRFLVEFDTFRGHIFQAKLEEYLDISTDGTGIPVSITIDDPSFDRDLYAVKPGFTCSIRFTADVGPLVQDSWTIVPLSAVFGESEGKKMYVWVVEGNKVHKREVTVNAPTGEAQVLISEGLKPGEKIIIAGVYQLVEGETVKEIEK, from the coding sequence ATGAAGAAGAAATATGGATTCGTCCTGATAGCTGCAATTTTACTGGCAAGCTGCGGACAGAAAAAAGAGACGAAGACAACAACAAGTCGTCCCGTAAAGACTGCAATTGTTGAGTCTAGATCGATTATCAGAAAAGATTTTTCGGGAATTGTAGAAGCGGTAGAATATGTAAAACTGGCATTCCGTGTCAGTGGACAGATCATTCAATTGCCCGTCATCGAGGGAGAAAAAGTAAAGAAGGGACAACTGATCGCAGCCATTGATCCCAGAGATATTGCATTACAATATGCCGCAACCAAATCTGCTTACGAAACGGCAGCTGCACAGGTAGAACGTAACAAACGGCTTCTCTCCCGCCAAGCGATCTCTGTGCAGGAATATGAAATCAGCCTTGCCAACTATCAGAAAGCAAAATCCGAATATGAGTTGTCCGTCAATAATATGCGCGACACAAAACTGACAGCTCCTTTCGACGGCTCCATCGAAAAACGTCTGGTAGAAAACTATCAGCGTGTCAACTCCGGAGAAGGTATCGTGCAACTAGTCAACACCCGTAATCTGCGTATCAAATTCACCATACCGGATGTCTATCTCTATCTGCTTCGCACTAAAGATCCTCGTTTTCTAGTAGAATTCGACACATTCAGAGGACATATCTTTCAGGCAAAATTAGAAGAATACCTTGATATATCAACAGACGGCACGGGAATCCCGGTCAGCATAACAATTGATGATCCGTCTTTCGATCGAGATCTTTATGCTGTGAAACCGGGCTTTACGTGTAGCATACGTTTCACGGCCGATGTCGGTCCATTGGTACAGGACAGTTGGACAATCGTGCCGCTCAGCGCCGTATTTGGCGAAAGTGAAGGGAAGAAAATGTATGTCTGGGTAGTGGAAGGCAACAAAGTACACAAACGTGAAGTGACTGTCAATGCACCTACCGGAGAAGCTCAAGTACTAATCTCAGAAGGTCTGAAACCCGGAGAAAAGATCATTATCGCAGGCGTATACCAGTTAGTAGAAGGAGAAACCGTAAAAGAAATAGAGAAATGA
- a CDS encoding efflux RND transporter permease subunit — MNLAKYSLDNTKIIYFFLAVLLIGGITSFGKLGKKEDAPFVIKSAVIMTRYPGAEPAEVERLITEPISREIQSMSGVYKIKSESMYGLSKITFELQPSLAANSIPQKWDELRRKVLNIQPQLPSGASTPTVSDDFGDVFGIYYGLTADEGYSYEEMRNWAERIKTQVVTADGVMKVALFGVQTEVVNIYISTNKLVGMGIDPKQLASLLQSQNQIINTGEIRAGEQQLRVTANGMYTTVDDIRNQVITTKAGQVKLGDIAVIEKGYMDPPSNIMHVNGKRAIGIGVSTDPQRDVVQTGENVKNKLNELLPLMPVGLELQSLYLENEIANEANNGFIINLIESILIVIVIIMLVMGLRAGVLIGSSLIFSIGGTLLIMSFFGVGLNRTSLAGFIIAMGMLVDNAIVVTDNAQIAIARGVNRRKALIDGATGPQWGLLGATFIAICSFLPLYLAPSSVAEIVKPLFVVLAISLGLSWVLALTQTTVFGNFILKAKVNDGAKDPYDKPFYHKFASILRALIRRKALTLGSMVVLFIISLVIMGTMPQNFFPSLDKPYFRADVFYPDGYSIQDVVKEMKSVEDHLAKQPEVKKVSITFGSTPLRYYLASTSVGPKPNFANILVELTDSKYTKEYEENFDGYMKANYPNAITRTSLFKLSPAVDAAIEIGFIGPNVDTLVALTNQALEIMHQNSDLINIRNSWGNKIPVWKPVYSPERAQPLGVSRQGMAQSIQIGTTGMTLGEYRQGDQVLPILLKDNTVDSFRINDLRTLPVFGSGNETTSLEQVVSDFDFQYRFSNVKDYNRQMVMMAQCDPRRGVNAIAAFNQVWSQVQKEIKVPEGYTMKYFGEQESQVESNEALAKNLPLTFFLMFVTLLFLFKTYRKPTVILLMLPLIFIGIVLGLLVLGKSFDFFSILGLLGLIGMNIKNAIVLVEQIDLETAMGKKPLEAVVSATTSRIVPVAMASGTTILGMLPLLFDAMFGGMAATIMGGLLVASALTLFVLPVAYCAIQRIKN, encoded by the coding sequence ATGAACTTAGCTAAATATTCATTAGATAACACGAAAATCATCTATTTCTTTCTTGCAGTATTGCTAATCGGGGGAATCACTTCCTTCGGTAAGCTAGGAAAGAAAGAGGATGCTCCGTTCGTCATCAAGTCGGCGGTTATCATGACCCGTTATCCGGGTGCCGAACCGGCTGAAGTAGAACGACTGATTACCGAACCTATCTCCCGTGAGATTCAAAGTATGAGTGGCGTATATAAGATCAAATCAGAATCCATGTACGGACTCTCTAAAATTACATTCGAGCTGCAACCTTCATTAGCAGCCAATTCCATTCCCCAGAAATGGGATGAATTGCGACGAAAGGTGCTCAATATACAGCCCCAGTTGCCAAGTGGCGCATCTACCCCGACCGTTTCTGATGATTTTGGCGATGTATTCGGCATTTATTACGGACTGACGGCAGATGAAGGTTATTCTTACGAAGAGATGCGCAATTGGGCTGAACGGATTAAAACACAGGTAGTCACAGCAGATGGAGTGATGAAAGTTGCCCTATTCGGAGTACAGACAGAGGTAGTGAATATCTATATCTCAACCAACAAATTAGTTGGCATGGGTATCGATCCGAAACAACTTGCCAGTCTGCTGCAATCGCAAAATCAGATTATCAATACCGGAGAAATCCGAGCCGGCGAACAGCAGCTACGGGTAACAGCCAACGGTATGTATACTACTGTTGACGACATCCGCAACCAAGTAATTACAACAAAAGCCGGACAAGTGAAACTGGGTGACATCGCTGTAATAGAGAAAGGATATATGGATCCGCCGTCCAACATCATGCACGTAAACGGGAAACGTGCCATCGGTATCGGTGTATCGACCGACCCGCAACGAGATGTTGTGCAGACAGGAGAAAATGTAAAAAACAAACTTAACGAATTGTTGCCGCTCATGCCCGTAGGTCTGGAGTTGCAGAGCCTATATCTGGAAAATGAAATAGCCAACGAAGCCAACAACGGATTCATCATCAACCTGATCGAATCTATTCTGATTGTAATTGTAATCATTATGCTGGTAATGGGCTTACGCGCCGGTGTACTAATCGGCTCGTCACTTATTTTTTCCATCGGTGGAACTCTACTCATCATGTCTTTCTTCGGTGTAGGACTGAATCGTACCTCCCTTGCCGGATTCATTATCGCTATGGGAATGTTGGTGGATAACGCCATTGTGGTAACAGACAATGCACAAATCGCTATTGCACGTGGGGTAAATAGAAGAAAGGCCCTGATAGATGGCGCTACCGGTCCTCAATGGGGATTACTCGGAGCTACATTCATTGCCATTTGTTCATTCTTGCCACTTTATCTCGCTCCTTCTTCTGTGGCGGAGATAGTAAAACCGCTTTTCGTGGTGCTCGCCATATCTTTGGGATTGAGTTGGGTACTTGCTCTCACGCAGACCACAGTATTCGGTAACTTTATCCTGAAAGCAAAAGTAAACGATGGTGCAAAAGATCCATACGATAAACCGTTCTACCACAAGTTCGCTTCCATCCTACGTGCACTGATTCGCAGAAAAGCGTTAACATTAGGTTCGATGGTGGTACTGTTCATTATCTCGCTGGTTATCATGGGAACGATGCCACAAAACTTCTTCCCTTCTTTGGACAAACCCTATTTCCGGGCAGACGTATTCTATCCTGATGGATATAGTATCCAAGATGTCGTGAAAGAAATGAAATCGGTAGAAGATCATTTAGCGAAGCAACCGGAAGTAAAAAAGGTATCAATCACTTTTGGAAGCACCCCGCTCAGGTATTACCTGGCTTCCACTTCGGTAGGTCCAAAACCGAACTTTGCCAACATATTAGTTGAATTGACGGATAGCAAGTATACGAAAGAATATGAAGAGAATTTCGACGGATATATGAAAGCCAACTATCCGAATGCAATCACTCGTACCAGCCTGTTCAAACTATCTCCCGCAGTAGATGCAGCTATCGAGATAGGCTTTATAGGACCGAATGTAGACACACTCGTGGCACTTACCAATCAAGCACTGGAGATTATGCATCAAAACTCGGATTTAATTAATATCCGAAACTCATGGGGAAATAAAATCCCCGTATGGAAACCGGTATATAGTCCGGAACGGGCACAACCTCTAGGAGTCTCCCGACAAGGAATGGCTCAAAGTATTCAAATCGGTACCACCGGAATGACATTAGGGGAATACAGGCAAGGAGACCAAGTGCTTCCCATCTTATTGAAAGATAATACAGTGGACTCATTCCGTATCAATGACTTGCGTACCCTACCCGTATTCGGCAGCGGAAATGAAACAACCAGCCTGGAACAAGTGGTCTCGGATTTTGATTTCCAATACCGATTCTCGAATGTAAAGGATTACAACCGTCAGATGGTAATGATGGCACAATGCGACCCACGTCGAGGAGTAAATGCAATTGCCGCTTTCAACCAGGTGTGGTCTCAGGTACAGAAAGAAATTAAGGTCCCAGAAGGATATACAATGAAGTACTTCGGAGAACAGGAAAGTCAAGTCGAATCAAATGAGGCGTTGGCTAAAAATTTACCGCTGACTTTCTTCCTGATGTTTGTAACCTTGTTGTTCTTATTCAAGACGTATCGCAAACCGACCGTAATTCTATTGATGTTACCACTGATCTTCATTGGTATCGTGCTGGGATTATTAGTACTTGGCAAATCGTTCGACTTCTTTTCCATTCTCGGTTTACTGGGATTGATTGGAATGAATATCAAAAACGCGATTGTACTCGTCGAACAGATAGACTTGGAAACAGCTATGGGTAAAAAGCCTTTAGAAGCTGTAGTCAGTGCTACAACCAGCCGTATCGTCCCCGTAGCGATGGCTTCCGGAACAACAATTTTGGGAATGTTACCGCTACTATTTGATGCGATGTTCGGAGGTATGGCGGCTACGATTATGGGAGGATTGTTGGTCGCTTCAGCTCTGACGCTATTCGTTCTTCCGGTGGCCTATTGCGCTATCCAAAGAATCAAAAACTAA